Within Paracoccus jeotgali, the genomic segment CGAAAACTCGCCCCCCTTGGGCGCGTCCGGGTTGACATAGCGCAGATGCTCGAACCCCTCCGGCAGCTCGGGCGGACCAAAAACGCCGATGCCGCTGGCGATGGTGGTCGGCGCCTCTTGCGCGGCAAGCGGCAGGGTCAGGATCGGCAGGATCAGGGCGGCAAGGCGGGCGATCTGGCGCATGTCGGTCCTTTGCTAGTGCTTTGCCCGACAGGCTAGGGGCCGCCCGCCCCCGGATCAATCCGCGATTTCGTGAACGACCGGGCGGGCCGGTCGACGCCACGCAAAACGCCCGGCGGTGAGGCCGGGCGTTGGATGGTGACGAAAAGCGGCTGTTACTCGCTGGCCGCCAGATAGGCGATCACGTCGGCCCGGTCCTCGGGCTTGGGCAGACCGGCAAAGCTCATCTTGGTGCCGGGCACTTCGGCCTTGGGGTTCAGCAGATAGGCCTGCAGCGCTTCCGGCGTCCATTCCGGGTCTTCGGTGGCATGTTCGACCATCGCATCGGAATAGTTGAAGCCCGCGACGGACGCCACCGCCCGACCCACGACGCCGTTCAGATGCGGCCCGGTGCCGTCGGTGCCGTCCAGCTTGTGGCAGGCCTTGCACTTGCCGAACACCTTCTCGCCCTTGGTCGCGTCAGCCGATTCCATCAGGACGGCGAAATCAA encodes:
- a CDS encoding c-type cytochrome, translated to MFNTMTITKAAGALIGSLLALLLLFWAGGALFHIGPSGHAEDGEVAQAYSIEVEDADGGAEEEPEEELDFAVLMESADATKGEKVFGKCKACHKLDGTDGTGPHLNGVVGRAVASVAGFNYSDAMVEHATEDPEWTPEALQAYLLNPKAEVPGTKMSFAGLPKPEDRADVIAYLAASE